In Pieris brassicae chromosome 12, ilPieBrab1.1, whole genome shotgun sequence, the genomic window GTTTTCGTTATAAtctctttaggtctgggcctcagatttctgtatctgtcatgattatttgtcaatctaatcgGCAAGTAGATGATTAGCCTCCTGTatctcatattttataataatgaattataatctATATGCTCTTAATTAAAGGGTTGTATGTTTAATACAgaatgcatatttttttaatggaaaagTAGGTGATCTGACGTTGAATGTTGTGACTGGGGTCTTGCTATGGGTTTCTTACGTATACAGATACCCGCTAACATCTTGAACTTGTCCTTGcttgcgcagaagcgattttcaTAGcaggagagtgacgtgtcgatcgcgtatttggtaaatcagttgacgtttgtgtcctgcgctgtgtacgatgcgaaaactttcccccactcccttgtttaatgctcaagaagtttgccggtagtATCTGTACCTTCACCTTACCAGCAAGTGTTGATTacgcaaattaaaaaaatggacaTCCGGGGTTTAAACGCTGCGATCTTAGGCTCGAGGCTCATCAATGACTTAGCGTATTCGTAATCTTAGTGACGCTCATAGAAATTTctgatatattacatatatatatatcccaTATATATGGGAGGTTCATCCAATTAGGACGTAAAGCACAAAGTATTgaagaaacattttaaaaatctttcctCTCCTACACTAAACGATTCCCATCTCTAGACTAACATTTCACAGTAATTTTCTTTAGAGacataatattcatttattttaaatatatatttcatgacTTAATCTACCTTGACACTATATGAAACAAACGAGTTAAACAAAGCCGTTATCTGGAACCTGAATGAAATGACAATAGCGATCTCTTGGAGGTAACTGTGTAACATAACATCATCTCAAGTTCTGCCGCGTATTAGTCGATCAGTgtaataaaaagtacttttgttaataataatttaaatacaaaatttatcttaCGATTGCTCAATTGTGTCTTATCTAAAGACCTATTACAACGCAAATACGAAACAACGTAATATTCCTCGAAATTATTAACGCTTACTTTAATAAGAATTACActggtttaaaattaaaaactcaatTGCTTTATGCCTCCCAAAAAGTTAATGACCACTAATTATTGCAAGACGTAATAcgtatgtcgcagccaactagcttaataagGCGTTGTCTAGCCTTTGAACTAAACAGcaccgtttaactagcggcctgacagatattcagccgtagcgtttgtaacaacatttaataaactggctggctaatgcttaggTCATTCGTACGATAGTGACTGTGTGAcaggaataaaaaatatgaaacatctgacacaaaaaaaaaatctttacacTTTAAATTGCTAGAGCCAGGCACAGCTTAATTCACATTAATATAGTCACTACACTTTTCTACTTCAttaaactttggaaaacaccaTCAATGTTGTGGTTGGCCAAGGCCATATTGTCAGTTTGAAGAAAGTAATAAAACGTCATCAAGTCAAGTctagctgtttgatcaactggctgaacACCATCCAGGCCGCCAGTtgaacggcgctgtttagttaaaaggctaggctgttcaTTGAACGGATTATTAAGCTACgacatgtatataatttaactcacatattatatatataaaacattttacagtTGTGAAGTATTTTGacaatatttaacttaattatcttgagattttttttatctacgtTTTTCGTATTATACGTATAAACAAAGATGAATGTATGtaagaaagaaataaaatagattaaaattatctGGCGACGTATAGCATAATCTTGTTTGTTTCAATTTATCTAAATCTGAGAGTATAATGAAGTGAGGTGTATAATTCGCTACACGGGTATATAGGCAAAGTTTTCTTGCAATTAATACCGTTAACCACTATAGGTTTTGAGGTTAACAGAGAGAAAGAAAATCAACGTATTGTGATTCACGCCTAAGATTCACGACGATCAAAGATTTTTAGGAACTGAATCAATAAACATTATCATGGATAGGAAAAGGaactaaatttttacaaatttgtaTGACAGTGACAAATTATGGCAGTAtttttgtctttggttaaactaactctatatttacttataaactatttacatatcttaatttaattatgttagttTTACGACCGCAGTCAACTATTTACAAATGACTAGATGCACTCATCGTTTCTGTCTAGATAACtagatatatttacatttatagatactatttatgaataagaataattgatttttttaattttacaggtGCGCCTCTAAGATATTATCAactgaatttaaattacacgCCAAAACATGTGCTCTAATGAGTTTTTGtacatgtttttttgttaaatacgATAATATAGTGTCCGGCAAATAATTTGGTCAGCTTCGTAAGTTGTCGTTTTAAGGATATTCCTTCTAGAAATACTTACTACGTATTAAAATGCGCTTATCTCCTGGACAATTTGTTTGCCGAGACTTTTTGCCGAGTTTAATTTGAGAGAGAGACGACTAATTTGGTCAAAATTCGTTGTATTATTTGGAATAATTTTGTCAACGTATTTATTTCggtaataaagtataaatttttcataaaattgaaacaattaGTAATTGAAACTCTACTGCTTAATTTAACACACTAATTATTATACGTAAATGCGTTACAAATACAAGATTAAGCTAAGAATTTACACTTcactgtaatttaattatttacgtgttttatttatttctatactaTTCATGGTTATTTCTTTTATGATAAATGTTTATTGAATGTGGGACGCTAGGCCTAAGGCTTAATAGACATTCGTTATAATTACGAATAATGGATAAGATTCCAATTCTCGACTCTGAATCTTAtcctaaataatttattttgttaagtaGTCAACGCATTTTTACACTTGTCCCTTATCTTAGCTTAGCTTTAGTTAATGTCAACAATGAAATTTAAACGAGCGTATTAAGGAACTTTGTTATTCTATTGTTCATGTAAACGTACATTACAAAATGtagatatacatattattttctctAATTGCCTTGCtactaattttattcaatctgTAATGTATTTGATTTAGTACGTAGACTTCTAAAGTTAccacaaaataaatgataacttCCGGCTCCGAAATTAGTAAGCACTTTATTAAGACAcggattctaaatttaaaattttaacattatcgTGTCGTCTTGTACCACGCCCTTCCCGTAAACATCTGATTGAAATGCACCGACGGGCGTGGACCCGTTTCAGGTACACAGTCCGGAATTATCCACTAGCGATCTGGCCAGAACATCGGCCGCCGCTATATCACTCACTTTACCTTCAAAATGTCCTCTCACGTGGAACATAAACTCGGCTTTTCCCGCGAATTCCTGCCGACACATTAGACACAAGTGATGTGCTTGTGTATGCTGCCTCTCTGGTGCATAGTGTGTATGACCATGCGTGAAATAGGTCCCGCCACTATTCTCATTAACCACTGTAGCTGTAGACACTGATGCCGAGGCTATGCCGTGCCCATTTAATATCTGTTGATTCTGGTTATGATGGTGCAACAACTGAAGTTTTTCCTGGTTCGTTAGATGAACTTTTTCTTGTTGCTGAAATATAAGATATCTAATGAGTAAAAGTCAAGGTGGAATCAACAGACATGTCCGTGGGTATCCGAGGTTGGAAACGAACTTTCTTGTCAAACATAGTGCTCTATactatgataaaataaaaataaatcagtggcgctacaaccttttttaggtctgggcctcagatttctgaatctgtttcatgatcattcgtcaatctaataggcaagtaggtgataagcctcctgagacacgccgtcgactttttgggtctaaggccggtttcctcacgatgttttccttaaccgttGGCGCAAAGATAAACTACGGACATAGACTGAAAGTCCATTGGAGCACAGCTgaggatcgaatctacgacctcaggaatgagaatcgcacgctgaagctgcaaggccaacactgatctATACTAAATAAGAACttaggaataaaataaaagcaaaggcccgtttaaaatacaataaggcaataatagtatttattattttttgtaacctTTATTGTCAAGAggcaaaacaattaaagaCCAATATAATGAatagtatgtatttttctaattaGCTCAGCACGCCAGACATGAATTTTCGAAGAACTTTGTCGGTTCTCGCTGAGTTGTTCTGCCACATTTTCAAGCTTTGACCGTGCTGATATAGTATAACTTAATTTTCCCTAGAGAAAGAAATATCAACAGACATTGACCGTCATAGTGATCAATTATATTGaggaaattattatgaatgttataaattatttgtccTTTAAATTGACTGTAATTAGAAATAGGATGAGTACGCAACAATGTTGGAGAATTAtacgaatttttaaattgctgTATCGTGCAAGAAATCAAGGAAATCAtaataggaaaaaaatatatttatttataaattaaatggtaCCTGATGTTGTGTCGCCTGCATCTTATCCTGTAAGAGCTTGTTGTCTGGTAAATGTGATTTTGCATGAGCAGTCCACTCTTCTCTAGTAGCAAAAAGTCTGCCACAAAGTTCACAGGACCAAGATACTACCATGCCGGCTGTGGCAGCCGCTACGGCGGCGCTGGCCGCGCTTGTGTGGACTAGATTTGTATTCTGAAATATTACAACAAttctaaacaattataattcaaaataatttaaaactttatataataatatggatCTAATTGTACACAAAATATGAAGaaaataacacattttttgacaattgacatgcGGAGCCTGGGTGATTTGCCAGgattataaagatataaaaatgtaaagaaacatctgaaaatgtttaattacttTGTAAAACTACTGACTGAaagaaagatttaaaaaaagaagagAAGTCATGCcaacatttatattagatGATTTTCTACTGAACGTAAATTTCTCCATGCCATGAATTCTCATTGGGATTTACCGTAAAGTTGTGTCCAGGTACCTGGCAGACCTGTATAGGCTGCTGATGGGAATGTTGTTGCTGTTGCTGTTGCTGCTGTTGTTGTTGCTGCTGCTGTTGTTGTTGCTGTTGTTGCTGCTGTTGAGCTACAGCAGCAGCTGCAATTTCAGCTTGGCTAGGTTTTGTATCTTCTTGCTTAGTTAATTGAGGCTTTACGTCATCTAACTTTAAAGCTGTAAACGAAACCATAAATGAACATACACCGATAAATAACATGAAGAGGATTGGTATTTTTGTCACATCTACTTACGCGGTATAGTTATAGTTCGTTTACCTAGTGGAGCTATATTGGACGGCGTTATGTGCTTTAGTTTATTCATGTGAAGTACCAGCTTGTCCCTTCTCGCAAACGCTTTATTACACACTTCGCAAACGTATGGTTTTTCAcctataatatagtaattaacTGTTAGTTACCTACATTATAACTTTACCCAAATGTATTGTTATGTATATTACCTGTGTGTATTCTCATGTGTATTGTTAATTTGTCTTTACGAGCCAAACCTTTTCCACATACTGTACATTCAAATGCTTTGCTACCTAAAACGATCACATAGAACATTAGTCTCTAGGGTTGGTGCAAATATAAGGATGTAAAAATcatgaatataatttagaattttactTTCACTCGTTGAACTTGTAGGTTTGATTGCGGGGTGTTTTCTCACAACAGACGATCCTTGTAATGCTTTAAGTCGAGTTCCAGGGTGCATAGATCCACCTTCGGTATATGGTTCCGTAAATGGTATTAAATTTGGTCTTGGAATTGTATTTGTTACTTCCGGCGACCTGTAGACGATGTCGTAACTAAAAGCgtctattaattataatatataatggagagctaaataatgattaagcaatattctatataaatggctttacattacaaaaaaaattatttaatttacactaaGCCTTtgatattaagttataaagtTCTTTCATTAAAGAGTAACTTACTCAGTGGTAAAgccataattaaata contains:
- the LOC123717221 gene encoding mediator of RNA polymerase II transcription subunit 15 isoform X1, which produces MDNSCLLDLLIRCFAMTEPEDLNFTAFTDLCRLCSLKSGPRLHIFDKEAEQRQILFKLRTCLPTMQISKDDFLPKKICERCVTRLEQLYEWRQSCLNTDSVLRNYAESMRIVTSTINFQDGTVNMDKMTEAQKTAYLEAHVAVQQHMAQAAAAARREQQQQQQQQQQQQQQQQQQQQQHQQQQQQQHQQHQQQNATTNSNRHHQEMQQQQQQQQQQQQQQQQQQQQQQQQQAQSASTHPGHPSPPTVSSTQHHYTTINSPIKVPQVSSSTGGPDSTFTVPDDVGMGFEGGVRVLQSLGNCYDIVYRSPEVTNTIPRPNLIPFTEPYTEGGSMHPGTRLKALQGSSVVRKHPAIKPTSSTSESSKAFECTVCGKGLARKDKLTIHMRIHTGEKPYVCEVCNKAFARRDKLVLHMNKLKHITPSNIAPLGKRTITIPPLKLDDVKPQLTKQEDTKPSQAEIAAAAVAQQQQQQQQQQQQQQQQQQQQQQQHSHQQPIQVCQVPGHNFTNTNLVHTSAASAAVAAATAGMVVSWSCELCGRLFATREEWTAHAKSHLPDNKLLQDKMQATQHQQQEKVHLTNQEKLQLLHHHNQNQQILNGHGIASASVSTATVVNENSGGTYFTHGHTHYAPERQHTQAHHLCLMCRQEFAGKAEFMFHVRGHFEGKVSDIAAADVLARSLVDNSGLCT
- the LOC123717221 gene encoding mediator of RNA polymerase II transcription subunit 15 isoform X2: MDNSCLLDLLIRCFAMTEPEDLNFTAFTDLCRLCSLKSGPRLHIFDKEAEQRQILFKLRTCLPTMQISKDDFLPKKICERCVTRLEQLYEWRQSCLNTDSVLRNYAESMRIVTSTINFQDGTVNMDKMTEAQKTAYLEAHVAVQQHMAQAAAAARREQQQQQQQQQQQQQQQQQQQQQHQQQQQQQHQQHQQQNATTNSNRHHQEMQQQQQQQQQQQQQQQQQQQQQQQQQAQSASTHPGHPSPPTVSSTQHHYTTINSPIKVPQVSSSTGGPDSTFTVPDDVGMGFEGGVRVLQSLGNCYDIVYRSPEVTNTIPRPNLIPFTEPYTEGGSMHPGTRLKALQGSSVVRKHPAIKPTSSTSESSKAFECTVCGKGLARKDKLTIHMRIHTGEKPYVCEVCNKAFARRDKLVLHMNKLKHITPSNIAPLALKLDDVKPQLTKQEDTKPSQAEIAAAAVAQQQQQQQQQQQQQQQQQQQQQQQHSHQQPIQVCQVPGHNFTNTNLVHTSAASAAVAAATAGMVVSWSCELCGRLFATREEWTAHAKSHLPDNKLLQDKMQATQHQQQEKVHLTNQEKLQLLHHHNQNQQILNGHGIASASVSTATVVNENSGGTYFTHGHTHYAPERQHTQAHHLCLMCRQEFAGKAEFMFHVRGHFEGKVSDIAAADVLARSLVDNSGLCT